In the genome of Bosea sp. ANAM02, the window CCACAACCACCCGTCCTTCATCGAGCCCTATCAGGGGGCGACGACCGGCGTTGGCGGCATCCTGCGCGACGTCTTCACCATGGGCGCCCGCCCGATCGCGGTGCTCGACGCCTTGCGCTTCGGCTCGCCGGATCATCCGAAGACCCGCCACCTCGTCTCCGGCGTCGTCGCCGGCATCGGCGGCTACGGCAATTCCTTCGGCGTGCCGAATGTCGGCGGCGCCACCGGCTTCCACACGCGCTATGACGGCAACATCCTCGTCAACGCCATGGCGGTCGGCATCGCCAAGGCCGATGAGATCTTCTACGCCAAGGCCTCCGGCGTCGGTAAGGCGATCGTCTATCTCGGCTCCAAGACCGGCCGCGACGGCATCCACGGCGCGACCATGGCCTCGGCCGAATTCGACGACAAGTCGGAGGAGAAGCGCCCGACCGTGCAGGTCGGCGACCCCTTCGCCGAGAAGCTCCTGCTCGAGGCCTGTCTCGAGATCATGGCTGCCGGCCATGTCGACGCGATCCAGGACATGGGCGCTGCCGGCCTCACCTGCTCGGCCGTCGAGATGGGCGCCAAGGGCGATCTCGGCGTCGAGCTCGACCTCGACAAGGTGCCCTGCCGCGAAGAGGGCATGAGCGCCTATGAGATGATGCTGTCGGAGAGCCAGGAGCGTATGCTCATGGTGATCAAGCCGGGCCATGAGGACGCCGCCGAGGCGATCTTCAAGAAATGGGGCCTGGATTTCGCCGTCATCGGCCACACCACCGACACGTTGCGCTTCGTCATCAAGCATCAGGGCGAGGTCATGGCCGACCTGCCGATCAAGGAACTCGGCGACGAGGCTCCGGAATACGACCGGCCGTGGATCGAGACCGTGCCGCAGCAGCGCATCGCGGCCGAAAGCGTGACGCCGCCTTGCGGCAATGCCGAGGCGCTGAAGACGCTGATCGGCTCGCCGGACCTTTCCTCCAAGCGCTGGATCTGGGAGCAGTACGACACGCTGATTCTCGGCAACTCGGCGGTGACGCCGGGCGGCGATGCCGGCGTGATCCGCATCGAGGAGGGGCCCAAGGGCCTCGCCATGACTGCCGACGTGACGCCGCGCTATTGCGAGGCCGATCCCTTCGAAGGCGGCAAGCAGGCGGTGGCGGAAGCCTGGCGCAACCTGACCGCGACGGGTGCCAAGCCGCTCGCGATCACCGACAACCTGAATTTCGGCAATCCAGAGAAGCCGGAAGTCATGGGCCAGTTCGTCGGCTGCATCCGTGGGATCGGCGAGGCCTGCAAGGTGCTCGACTTCCCGGTCGTCTCCGGCAACGTCTCGCTCTACAACGAGACCAACGGCATCTCGATCCTGCCGACCCCGACCATCGGCGGCGTCGGCGTCATGGCCGATGTCACGAAGCACGCGACTGTCGCCTTCAAGGCAGAGGGTGAGGCGGTGATCCTGATCGGCGAGACCGCCGGCTGGCTAGGCCAGAGCGCCTATCTCGCGACCGTTTGCGGCCGTGAGGAGGGCGCGCCGCCGCCGGTCGATCTTACGATCGAGCGCCGCAACGGCGATTTCGTGCGCGGGCTGATCGCGTCGGGCCAGGTCTCGACCTGCCACGACCTGTCGGACGGTGGCCTCGCCGTGGCGCTCGCCGAGATGGCGATGGCCAGGGGCATCGGTGCCGCCATCGAGACGCTGCCGGCGGGCCCCGCCCATGCCGCGCTCTTCGGCGAGGATCAGGCGCGCTATGTCCTGACCGTCCCGGCGGCAGAGGCCGATGCGGTGATCGCGGCGGCGAAGGCTGCCGACGTGCCGGCGCTCGCCATCGGCAAGACGGGCGGCGCTTCGCTCAGCCTGCCGGGCGAGCCTGCCTTGGCTATCGCCGATCTCCGCAAGATCCATGAAGACTGGCTGCCGTCCTATATGGCCGGCAAGGCGGCCTGAGGAGTTCGACCCATGGCGATGGACGCCCACGAGATCGAGCGCATGATCAAGGCGGCGCTGCCGGATGCGGCGATCGAGATCAAGGATCTGGCCGGCGACGGCGACCACTATGCCGCGACCGTCGTCTCGGCCGCCTTCAAGGGCAAGACCCGGGTGCAGCAGCACCAGATGGTCTATGCCGCGCTCCAGGGGAATATGGGCGGCGTGCTGCACGCCCTTGCGCTGACGACCAGCGTTCCCCAAGATTAGAACGAGACCATCCGGCGGGCCTTGAACCCGCTTCAGGAGACGACACGATGTCCGACGTCAATGCCCGCATCGAAGCGGAAGTGAAGAATAACGACGTGGTGCTCTTCATGAAGGGCACGCCGCAATTCCCGATGTGCGGTTTCTCCGGCCAGGTCGCGCAGATCCTCGGCTATATCGGCGTGCCCTATAAGGGCGTGAACGTGCTTGAGGACCAGGAAATCCGCGAGGGCATCAAGGCTTTCTCGAACTGGCCGACGATCCCGCAGCTCTACGTCAAGGGTGAGTTCATCGGCGGCTGCGACATCACCCGCGAGATGTTCCAGGCCGGCGAACTGCAGCAGCTCTTCGAGGAGAAGGGCATCGCGGTGAAGCAGGCGAGCTGAGCGCTCAGCCTTCCGCGCAGGGCGGCAGCGTCTCAAGCGCCGTCCATAGAGCCTGCGGCAGATCGCCCTCGTCCTCAATTAGCGAGATGCAGCCGCGCCGCCCCTCCGCTACTGCTTTGGGGCGCAGGGTGGCGTTGTCGAAGACACGCCACCGATCGACCGCATCGATATAGGCTGGCAGGTTTTCGATCGAACGGCTGAAGCGGCGGCGAACGTCGGCTTCCGCGACATTGTGGCCGCCCTCGCTGACGCGCCGTGCGATGCGAGCCAGCGAAATCTCCGGGCTTGCGACCAGGAAATACAACAGGTTGACGACGAAGCCGGCCTCCCGCGCCGCTGTGATCGTGCGCAGATGCGTCTTGCCCGAAAGCGTCGTCTCGATTGAGAACGAGCGTCTCTCGGCGATCAGCGAGCGGGTCAGCTCCAGCGCGACGCGGCCGGCGCGCTGCTGCTCCATCGAGGGGTCGAGCGGGGAGAGGCCACGCGCAATCTCGTCGAGATTGACGAAACGCGTGCTGCCCGAGACGGCCTTGATATGGCGGAAAGCGTAGGTCGTCTTGCCGACGCCGTTGGGGCCGGCAACGATCCAGAATTGAGGCTGCGGGGTCGTCATCCCTGAGTGGCTAGCACGCGCCTGGTAGTTGCGCCAATCCGATGCGGATAGCCTCAAGCCGCCGCGCATTGCGGGTGCGGCTTGCGGACGCGCTCTGTCGAAGCCGGGTATTTCTCCAGCATCCGCTCCGGCCTGATCGGCCGGCGCACGAGATCGCCGCCGCAATTCGGGCAGGTGCCGGCGAAGCGCGTCTCCGCGCAGTCGCTGCAGAACGTGCATTCGAAGGTGCAGATCAGGGCGTCGCGCGATTGCGGCGGCAGGTCGCGGTCGCAGCATTCGCAGTTCGGGCGCAATTGCAGCATGGCATGGTCTCCTTCCGCTGGCCGGAAGAATGACCGGAAACCGGACCGAAACCAGCGATTTCGCGTGATCCGACCGATCAACGGCGCGGATCGATCGGCTGCCCGCTACTTCACCAGCAGCCAGTCGTCGATCACCAGCGCGTCGAGCCCGCTGGTATAGAACATCAGGATCGCGTCCTCCGCCGTGTGCAGGATTGGCTTGCCCATGATGTTGAAGGAGGTGTTGAGGATCACCGGCACGCCCGTCAGCGCATGGAAGGCGGAAATCAGTGCGTGATAGCGCGGGTTGCGCTCCGGCGTGACGCTCTGGAGCCTGCCGGTCGCATCCTCATGGACCACCGCCGGGACGCGATCGCGCACCGCCTCCTTCCAGGTTAGCGTGCGCTCCATATAGGGCGCGTCCTGGTAGTTCTCGAACCAGTCGGCGGCGTGCTCGGCCAGGATCGAGGGCGCGAAGGGCCGGAAGGCCTCGCGGTATTTCACCTTGGCATTGAGGATGTCCTTGGCGTCGGCGGGACGCGGATCGGCGATGATCGAGCGGTTGCCCAGCGCGCGCGGGCCGAACTCGGCGCGGCCCTGCACCCAGCCGATCAGCTTGCCCTCGGTCAGGAGTTTTGCCGTGACCGGCGCAATCTCGTCGGGGCTGAGCTTGCGCAGGCGCTTCTCCCAGAGCTGCATGCGCTCGAAGGGCTCGGTCGAGACGGTCGAGCCGAGATAGGGCGTGAGCGGTCCCTTCGGCGCGCGCCAGTCCGGCTTGGCCTCCGCATGCGCGAGCCATGCCGCGCCGATGGCGTTGCCGTCATCGGCCGGCGCAGAGGGCACGAAGACCGTCCTGAAGCCGTGGCGGCCGGCGATCCGGCCGTTGAAGGAGGAGTTCAGTGCGCAGCCGCCGGCCATGACGAGGTTTTCGCTCGGCACCAGCGCCGCAGCCTCGGCCAGCAGGGCCTCCATCATCTCGGCGAAGACGTCCTGCCCGCAGCGGGCGAGATCGGCCCAGCCCTGGTCGAGGGCATCGGCCGGACGCTTCGCGAGGATCTCGGCGGCGACCGCCTGTACCACGTCGGCCTTGGCGAAGGAGAGCCTGTGGCCCTCGATCGCGTAGAGCTTGCGCAGCAGCGCCATCAATTCCGGGTCGCTCTTGCCATAGGGGGAGAGCCCCATGATCTTCCATTCCTCGCCCTTGGCCTGGTCGAAGCCGGCGAGGTCGGTCACGAGGCCGAAATAGAAGCCGATCGATTCCCGGCCGCGATGGCGCTTCACCTCGTGCAGCCTGCCGTTCTCCAGCGCGAAGATGGCGGAGGCCCCGGTTTCGCCCATGCCGTCGACGACGAGGCAGGCGGCGTTGTCGAAGGGGGAGGACCAGCAGGCATAGGCGGCGTGGCTGAGATGGTGGCCGTAGCGCGTGAGGCCGGTGACATTGGCCTTGCCGTAGGCGCGGTCGAGCCCGAGCAGCACGCCCATGCCGGCGCGCTGCTGGCCGAGGTGCAATGAGGCGATCAGGGCGCGCTCGGTGCGCTCCGGCACCAGCGAGCGGTTGAGCTCGGGCGAGAGCTTGAGCAACGCGTCCAGCGTGAAGGAGCCGGCGCGAGCCATCTGGTCGAGGAAGCCGGTGAAATCCTCGCCCCAGCTCGTGGCGATGCGAACCTCTGCATCCACCGGGATATAGCGCTTCAGCAGGCCTTCCATGCGCGGGGCCGAATCCGGCTCGCAGTTCGGCGCGCGCTTATATTGCAGGTAGCGCTCGGTCGCTTCCGCGAAGAGAACCTCGCCATCGGGACCGATGATCGCGATGGCGGGGTCGTGGAAGGTGGTGGCGAGGCCGATCGTATAGGTCATGGCCCAAGGCAATAGCCCGCTTCGGCGCCGGGCGCCAACCGTCATGGTCGTTTCGGCCATCCCTCGGGTTGAAAGCAACTTCGAGTATTCGCCCGGGAAGGCCTGTTTCGGATCAATCGTTCAAGGGTGCGTACGGTTTGACCTACAGGCCCCCATGCCTAGTATGAAGGAGATTTTTCTCCCGACAGCGGCGAAGGTGGTCATGAGATTGTGGGTGTTGGTCGCGGCCTTTTTGATTTTAGCCGGAAATCTTGTTTCGGCTCAGGAAAGTCATCCGCCACCGGCCGCCGCATCTGCCGCGCCGGGGCAGGCCG includes:
- a CDS encoding carbamoyltransferase C-terminal domain-containing protein, producing the protein MTYTIGLATTFHDPAIAIIGPDGEVLFAEATERYLQYKRAPNCEPDSAPRMEGLLKRYIPVDAEVRIATSWGEDFTGFLDQMARAGSFTLDALLKLSPELNRSLVPERTERALIASLHLGQQRAGMGVLLGLDRAYGKANVTGLTRYGHHLSHAAYACWSSPFDNAACLVVDGMGETGASAIFALENGRLHEVKRHRGRESIGFYFGLVTDLAGFDQAKGEEWKIMGLSPYGKSDPELMALLRKLYAIEGHRLSFAKADVVQAVAAEILAKRPADALDQGWADLARCGQDVFAEMMEALLAEAAALVPSENLVMAGGCALNSSFNGRIAGRHGFRTVFVPSAPADDGNAIGAAWLAHAEAKPDWRAPKGPLTPYLGSTVSTEPFERMQLWEKRLRKLSPDEIAPVTAKLLTEGKLIGWVQGRAEFGPRALGNRSIIADPRPADAKDILNAKVKYREAFRPFAPSILAEHAADWFENYQDAPYMERTLTWKEAVRDRVPAVVHEDATGRLQSVTPERNPRYHALISAFHALTGVPVILNTSFNIMGKPILHTAEDAILMFYTSGLDALVIDDWLLVK
- a CDS encoding DUF1272 domain-containing protein, giving the protein MLQLRPNCECCDRDLPPQSRDALICTFECTFCSDCAETRFAGTCPNCGGDLVRRPIRPERMLEKYPASTERVRKPHPQCAAA
- the purL gene encoding phosphoribosylformylglycinamidine synthase subunit PurL; the encoded protein is MIPNDIKITPQLVAEHGLKPDEYQRFLHLIGREPTITELGIVSAMWNEHCSYKSSKVHLKTLPTKAPWVIQGPGENAGVIDIGDGTAIVFKMESHNHPSFIEPYQGATTGVGGILRDVFTMGARPIAVLDALRFGSPDHPKTRHLVSGVVAGIGGYGNSFGVPNVGGATGFHTRYDGNILVNAMAVGIAKADEIFYAKASGVGKAIVYLGSKTGRDGIHGATMASAEFDDKSEEKRPTVQVGDPFAEKLLLEACLEIMAAGHVDAIQDMGAAGLTCSAVEMGAKGDLGVELDLDKVPCREEGMSAYEMMLSESQERMLMVIKPGHEDAAEAIFKKWGLDFAVIGHTTDTLRFVIKHQGEVMADLPIKELGDEAPEYDRPWIETVPQQRIAAESVTPPCGNAEALKTLIGSPDLSSKRWIWEQYDTLILGNSAVTPGGDAGVIRIEEGPKGLAMTADVTPRYCEADPFEGGKQAVAEAWRNLTATGAKPLAITDNLNFGNPEKPEVMGQFVGCIRGIGEACKVLDFPVVSGNVSLYNETNGISILPTPTIGGVGVMADVTKHATVAFKAEGEAVILIGETAGWLGQSAYLATVCGREEGAPPPVDLTIERRNGDFVRGLIASGQVSTCHDLSDGGLAVALAEMAMARGIGAAIETLPAGPAHAALFGEDQARYVLTVPAAEADAVIAAAKAADVPALAIGKTGGASLSLPGEPALAIADLRKIHEDWLPSYMAGKAA
- a CDS encoding BolA family transcriptional regulator; its protein translation is MAMDAHEIERMIKAALPDAAIEIKDLAGDGDHYAATVVSAAFKGKTRVQQHQMVYAALQGNMGGVLHALALTTSVPQD
- the grxD gene encoding Grx4 family monothiol glutaredoxin, translated to MSDVNARIEAEVKNNDVVLFMKGTPQFPMCGFSGQVAQILGYIGVPYKGVNVLEDQEIREGIKAFSNWPTIPQLYVKGEFIGGCDITREMFQAGELQQLFEEKGIAVKQAS
- a CDS encoding AAA family ATPase, which produces MTTPQPQFWIVAGPNGVGKTTYAFRHIKAVSGSTRFVNLDEIARGLSPLDPSMEQQRAGRVALELTRSLIAERRSFSIETTLSGKTHLRTITAAREAGFVVNLLYFLVASPEISLARIARRVSEGGHNVAEADVRRRFSRSIENLPAYIDAVDRWRVFDNATLRPKAVAEGRRGCISLIEDEGDLPQALWTALETLPPCAEG